The genome window TATCGGTAATGTAGAGGGAAAGGACTTATATTCCGGAAACGTGGATGTGGTTGTCTGTGATGGATTTACGGGCAATGTGGCCTTGAAGATCAGTGAGAGTGTGGCGGAGATGATCTCCTCCTATTTCAAGCAGGAAATTCCGAAGAAGTTTATCTGGAAAATCGGTTATTTTCTGATGAGACCCTGCTTTAAGGGTTTCAAAAAAAAGGTGGATTACGACGAATACGGAGGGGCTCCTCTTCTGGGGATCAATGGCGTCTGTATCATTTGTCATGGCAGGTCCGGTGCAAAGGCGATCAAAAATGCCATTAAAGTGGCAATAGGATTCATCCAGCAGAATGTAAACTGTCACATCCAGAATTCTCTGGCCTTCCCCCCTTCCAAGGAATTCGAGAACCACGGGAAAGTTGCCCAAGAGAATTAGACCATCCCCGATTAAATCCATGATATGCAGCACGGTACAAAGTGAAAAGAGATGAAATCTGCCTATATTGCAGGAACAGGTTCTTATGTTCCCGAAGAAGTAGTTACCAACTTTGCTCTGGAAAAGATTGTCGAGACGAGCGATGAGTGGATTCGCACCCGGACCGGTATTTCAGAGCGTCGAATTGCCCGGGACGGAGAACCTACTTCGGACCTGGCAGCCCAGGCAGCCCAATCCGCGTTAGAGGATGCAGGGCTTGAGGCCGGGGATGTGGATTTGATCATTACGGCCACGGTAACGCCCGATATGGCCTTTCCTTCGGCTGGATGCATGACGCAAAGGAAAATCGGCGCGGTCAGGGCAGCGGCTTTCGATGTCTCTGCCGCCTGTTCGGGATTCATATACGCACTCAGTATTGCTGATCAATTCATCAGGAACGGCCGGTATGCGAACATCCTGGTCATCGGTGCCGACACTCTTTCCAAAATAACCGATTGGACGGACCGCAACACCTGCATCCTGTTTGGAGACGGAGCCGGGGCTGCGGTTCTGAAGGCTACGGATGAGGAGCGGGGCATACTTTCCACCCATTTATACTCGGACGGGACCCTGAGTGAGCTGCTTCAGGTACCAGCCGGGGGATCATTGCGGCCGGCTTCCCGCGAAACCCTGGAAAACCGGCTGCATTACATCACCATGAAGGGAAATGAAACTTTCAAGGTGGCCGTTAAAGCCCTGACTGACTCTATCCAGGCCGCAGTTACCCATCAGGGGATCACCTGCGCTGAGGTCGATCTTTTCATTTTTCATCAGGCCAATGCCCGGATTATTCAATCCGTGGGAGAGCGGCTGTCCATCCCGGAGTCCAAGATGCCGTTGACTATAGCCAGGTACGGTAACACCTCTGCGGCCAGTATTCCCATTACCCTGGATGAGCTGAACAGGGCTGGAAAGATTCACCGGGGAGATCTCATCTGTATGGCTGCTTTCGGCGGTGGGTTGACCTGGGCTTCGAGTGTGATAAGATGGTGAAATTGCTGGATATCCAATGAAATGAAGAAATGAAGAGAGGTGAGGAATATGGATTATTTTCTGACTGAAGAGCAAGTCATGATTCGGGACCTGGCCCGCCAGATCGCCCGGGAGAAAGTTTTGCCGATCCGGGCTGAGCTGGATGAAAAGGAGGAATTCCCCTGGCCGGTTATGCAGAGTCTGGCTGAAGCGGATCTTTTCGGTGTTTATCTGCCTGAAGAATACGGCGGGACTGGCGGCGGAGTTTTTGAATTGTGCCTGGCAGTCGAGGAACTGAGCCGGGTCTGCGGCGGAGTGGCGGTCTCGTTTGCAGCCAGTGCTCTGGGTGCTATTCCGATTCTGTTATTCGGCAATGGCCAGCAGAAGGAAAAGTACCTGCCGGAAATCGCCCGCGGCAGGAAACTGGCTGCCTTTGCACTCACTGA of bacterium contains these proteins:
- a CDS encoding beta-ketoacyl-ACP synthase III — protein: MKSAYIAGTGSYVPEEVVTNFALEKIVETSDEWIRTRTGISERRIARDGEPTSDLAAQAAQSALEDAGLEAGDVDLIITATVTPDMAFPSAGCMTQRKIGAVRAAAFDVSAACSGFIYALSIADQFIRNGRYANILVIGADTLSKITDWTDRNTCILFGDGAGAAVLKATDEERGILSTHLYSDGTLSELLQVPAGGSLRPASRETLENRLHYITMKGNETFKVAVKALTDSIQAAVTHQGITCAEVDLFIFHQANARIIQSVGERLSIPESKMPLTIARYGNTSAASIPITLDELNRAGKIHRGDLICMAAFGGGLTWASSVIRW